Genomic segment of Rubrivirga sp. SAORIC476:
TCGTCGTCGGTGAGGCCGTGCTCGGTAGCGAGGGCGGGCGTGATCTCGGGGTCGGCGGGGAGCGACTGGGGCGTGCCCGTGGACGGGATCTGCGACATCGGAGCGGGGCGGAGGAAGGTCCGAAAGGTACCGGCGCGCGCCGCGCGCTGGGCTCCCGATCGGGGCGTGTGCTTGCCATACGCGCCCTTTGCCGTATCTCCATTGTGGCCCCGGCCGCTTTTTCCCTCACCCACCCACCGCTGCCATGGATTGGTACCTCAACGTCCTTCAGAACCACTACTTCGACTTCGAAGGTCGCGCGCGCCGGAAGGAGTTCTGGATGTTCGCGCTGATCAACTTCGCGATCTCGATCGTCATCACGATCGTCGTGGGTGTCGTCTCCGACTCGCTGGCCTCGATCGTCTCGATGCTCTACTCGCTGGCCGTGATGCTGCCGTCCATCGGCCTGGGCGTGCGACGCCTCCACGACACCGGGCGGACAGGC
This window contains:
- a CDS encoding DUF805 domain-containing protein gives rise to the protein MDWYLNVLQNHYFDFEGRARRKEFWMFALINFAISIVITIVVGVVSDSLASIVSMLYSLAVMLPSIGLGVRRLHDTGRTGWLALLALIPLVNLVLIYFFVLEGDAGPNEYGPDPKGGFDDMPGSGDLF